The following proteins are co-located in the Sporosarcina pasteurii genome:
- the leuB gene encoding 3-isopropylmalate dehydrogenase gives MRKRIAVLPGDGIGPEVTEAAVKVLQVIGRRFKHTFDVEYGSIGGEAIDKYKTPLPDETIELCQQSDAILLGAVGGPKWDKNPAELRPEKGLLAIRKHFDLFANLRPVIAVPSLLKASPLKEEVVKDVDLMIVRELTGGLYFGEPSKRTEKAAFDTLVYTKKEIERIVEKAFELARLRKGKVTSVDKENVLQSSKLWREVVEEKKKGYPDVEVEHMLVDSAAMQLVTNPCAFDVVVTENMFGDILSDEASVITGSLGVLPSASIRADGFGMYEPIHGTAPDIAGQGKANPAATILSVAMMLKYSFGLEEECAAIEEAVNAVFEDGFYTADLASPADRVLSTNEWTDKVVDELDLQSVCNDIMHAYI, from the coding sequence ATGAGAAAAAGAATAGCAGTATTACCAGGCGATGGGATTGGACCGGAAGTAACGGAAGCAGCGGTAAAGGTGCTTCAAGTCATTGGAAGAAGATTTAAACATACATTTGATGTGGAATATGGTTCTATTGGCGGCGAGGCGATTGATAAATATAAAACGCCACTACCGGATGAAACAATTGAGCTTTGCCAACAGAGTGATGCTATTCTTCTCGGGGCAGTCGGTGGACCGAAATGGGATAAGAATCCAGCAGAATTAAGGCCTGAGAAAGGCTTGCTTGCAATTCGTAAACACTTCGACTTATTTGCGAATTTAAGACCTGTCATTGCGGTACCATCTTTGCTGAAAGCATCTCCTCTAAAAGAAGAAGTTGTGAAAGATGTAGATTTAATGATTGTTCGTGAGTTAACAGGTGGACTTTATTTCGGAGAACCGAGTAAACGAACAGAAAAAGCTGCCTTCGATACATTAGTTTATACTAAAAAAGAAATTGAACGTATTGTTGAAAAAGCTTTTGAACTAGCGCGTTTACGTAAAGGAAAAGTGACTTCAGTCGACAAGGAAAACGTTCTTCAGTCTAGTAAACTTTGGCGAGAAGTCGTTGAAGAGAAGAAAAAAGGATACCCAGATGTGGAAGTTGAACATATGTTAGTCGACTCAGCAGCGATGCAACTTGTCACAAATCCGTGTGCATTCGATGTGGTCGTTACGGAAAATATGTTTGGTGATATTTTAAGTGATGAAGCATCAGTCATTACTGGATCACTCGGCGTTCTGCCATCAGCGAGCATTCGAGCGGACGGATTTGGCATGTATGAACCGATTCACGGAACGGCTCCAGACATTGCTGGGCAAGGGAAAGCGAATCCAGCTGCAACGATTTTATCAGTTGCGATGATGTTAAAATATTCATTTGGCTTAGAGGAAGAGTGTGCTGCAATAGAAGAAGCAGTTAATGCTGTTTTTGAAGATGGATTTTATACAGCAGACTTAGCATCTCCGGCTGACCGTGTCCTTTCTACAAACGAGTGGACAGACAAAGTAGTAGATGAACTGGACCTTCAATCGGTTTGTAATGACATTATGCATGCGTATATCTAA
- a CDS encoding 2-isopropylmalate synthase gives MRKIDIFDTTLRDGEQAAGINLNTAEKLEIARQLERFGATIIEAGFPASSPGDFEAVQRIANTVKNSTVTGLARTVTKDIDTSWEALKGAEQPHIHIFLATSPIHMNYKLKKSPEEVVELAVDAVKYARKKFPLVQWSAEDAFRSDPDFLVHIVNKVIAAGATTINIPDTVGYATPVEYGALFKYLKENVTGIDKVKLSAHCHNDLGMATANTIAAIENGADQIEGTINGIGERAGNVALEEIAVALHIRKDIYGFDTDVNLQEIKRTSQLVSQLTGVVIQPNKAIVGKNAFAHESGIHQDGMLKNPETYEIITPELIGEKAVPLALGKHSGRHAFKDRAISMGFDLSEEKLNEAFVAFKELADRKKEITEDDLFVLFTDQQIDSGDTPIYELTNVQVQYGTANIPTATVSAIAPNGETISKAATGSGSVEAIFNTLEELVQGKVHILDYRVTSIGKGRDALGEALVNLSYNGQVSTGRDVAQDVLEASAKAYLNAINRQLIKADVRVKEASVTS, from the coding sequence GTGCGAAAAATTGACATATTCGATACGACGCTACGTGACGGTGAACAGGCTGCAGGAATTAACTTAAATACAGCTGAAAAGTTAGAAATCGCACGTCAACTAGAAAGATTCGGGGCAACAATTATCGAAGCAGGATTTCCTGCTTCGTCCCCCGGAGATTTCGAAGCTGTTCAACGTATTGCAAATACAGTGAAAAACTCAACAGTAACAGGGCTTGCACGTACTGTGACAAAAGATATCGATACATCCTGGGAAGCGCTAAAAGGCGCTGAACAGCCACATATTCATATATTCTTAGCGACATCGCCGATTCATATGAATTATAAACTTAAAAAATCTCCAGAAGAAGTGGTCGAACTTGCAGTTGATGCTGTTAAATATGCGCGTAAGAAATTCCCATTGGTACAATGGTCGGCTGAAGATGCATTTCGTTCTGATCCCGACTTCCTCGTTCACATCGTCAATAAAGTCATTGCTGCAGGTGCTACGACAATCAATATCCCGGACACAGTTGGTTACGCAACACCGGTTGAATACGGTGCATTGTTTAAATACTTAAAAGAAAATGTAACAGGTATAGATAAAGTGAAACTATCAGCTCATTGTCATAACGACTTAGGAATGGCGACTGCGAATACAATCGCTGCAATTGAAAATGGCGCGGACCAAATTGAAGGAACGATTAACGGCATAGGTGAAAGAGCTGGAAACGTTGCGCTAGAGGAAATTGCTGTTGCGCTTCATATTCGAAAAGACATTTACGGTTTTGACACGGATGTTAATTTACAAGAAATTAAACGAACGAGCCAGCTCGTCAGTCAGTTAACAGGCGTCGTTATTCAGCCAAATAAAGCGATTGTTGGAAAAAATGCTTTTGCGCATGAATCTGGTATTCACCAAGACGGCATGTTGAAAAATCCTGAAACATACGAAATCATTACACCAGAATTAATTGGAGAGAAAGCTGTTCCACTCGCACTAGGGAAGCACTCGGGCCGCCATGCGTTTAAAGATCGTGCGATATCCATGGGCTTTGATTTGAGCGAAGAGAAACTAAACGAAGCTTTCGTAGCGTTTAAAGAGCTTGCAGACCGGAAGAAAGAAATTACAGAAGATGATTTATTTGTTCTCTTTACTGATCAACAAATCGATAGCGGAGATACACCTATTTACGAGTTAACGAATGTGCAAGTCCAATACGGAACGGCGAATATTCCAACTGCCACAGTTTCCGCAATTGCACCGAATGGAGAGACGATTAGTAAAGCGGCAACAGGCTCCGGTTCAGTAGAGGCGATCTTCAATACGTTAGAAGAACTTGTCCAAGGGAAGGTTCATATTCTTGATTATCGTGTGACTTCGATTGGAAAAGGGCGCGATGCACTTGGAGAAGCACTGGTAAACTTAAGTTATAACGGCCAAGTTTCAACGGGTCGAGACGTCGCACAAGATGTACTTGAAGCATCAGCGAAAGCCTATTTAAATGCAATTAACCGTCAATTAATTAAAGCAGATGTACGTGTCAAAGAAGCATCTGTCACATCGTAA